In Gossypium arboreum isolate Shixiya-1 chromosome 6, ASM2569848v2, whole genome shotgun sequence, the following are encoded in one genomic region:
- the LOC108484572 gene encoding uncharacterized protein LOC108484572 isoform X2: protein MRTETKANLVKMKPSGQHGSSKGKFDTAMNKRKLESSSKQPVGAKQKSATTKAKVKSKTSSSSSKTSTTTKAKVREKKVYTLPGQKHDPPEEREPLRIFYESLLKQIPTSEMAEFWMMEHGLLSPEKSRKAYEKKQRRQKQLRTGTPIKSWKPSGKPESSQKEQLASRNGDVKAKKRINNDIDDDDDDDDFILSPKRRKGG, encoded by the exons ATGAGGACAGAGACCAAAGCCAATTTAGTTAAGATGAAGCCCAGTGGTCAACATGGTTCTTCAAAGGGAAAGTTTGATACAGCTATGAACAAGAGGAAGCTTGAAAGCTCCAGTAAACAGCCTGTTGGTGCAAAGCAAAAATCTGCAACTACAAAAGCAAAG GTAAAATCGAAAACAAGTTCAAGTTCATCAAAAACAAGTACAACCACAAAAGCTAAAGTTAGGGAAAAGAAGGTTTATACTTTGCCTGGCCAGAAACATGATCCTCCCGAAGAG AGGGAGCCGTTACGAATATTTTACGAGTCGTTGTTGAAACAGATACCAACAAGTGAAATGGCAGAATTTTG GATGATGGAACATGGCTTGTTGTCCCCCGAAAAATCCAGAAAAGCATATGAAAAGAAGCAGAGAAGGCAGAAGCAGCTTCGGACCGGCACTCCGATTAAATCTTGGAAACCGAGTGGCAAACCCGAGAGTTCACAGAAGGAGCAGCTGGCCTCGAGGAATGGAGATGTAAAAGCCAAGAAAAGAATCAACAATGATATCGATGACGATGATGATGACGACGACTTCATTTTAAGTCCCAAGAGAAGG
- the LOC108484572 gene encoding uncharacterized protein LOC108484572 isoform X1, translating to MRTETKANLVKMKPSGQHGSSKGKFDTAMNKRKLESSSKQPVGAKQKSATTKAKVKSKTSSSSSKTSTTTKAKVREKKVYTLPGQKHDPPEEREPLRIFYESLLKQIPTSEMAEFWMMEHGLLSPEKSRKAYEKKQRRQKQLRTGTPIKSWKPSGKPESSQKEQLASRNGDVKAKKRINNDIDDDDDDDDFILSPKRRKGSG from the exons ATGAGGACAGAGACCAAAGCCAATTTAGTTAAGATGAAGCCCAGTGGTCAACATGGTTCTTCAAAGGGAAAGTTTGATACAGCTATGAACAAGAGGAAGCTTGAAAGCTCCAGTAAACAGCCTGTTGGTGCAAAGCAAAAATCTGCAACTACAAAAGCAAAG GTAAAATCGAAAACAAGTTCAAGTTCATCAAAAACAAGTACAACCACAAAAGCTAAAGTTAGGGAAAAGAAGGTTTATACTTTGCCTGGCCAGAAACATGATCCTCCCGAAGAG AGGGAGCCGTTACGAATATTTTACGAGTCGTTGTTGAAACAGATACCAACAAGTGAAATGGCAGAATTTTG GATGATGGAACATGGCTTGTTGTCCCCCGAAAAATCCAGAAAAGCATATGAAAAGAAGCAGAGAAGGCAGAAGCAGCTTCGGACCGGCACTCCGATTAAATCTTGGAAACCGAGTGGCAAACCCGAGAGTTCACAGAAGGAGCAGCTGGCCTCGAGGAATGGAGATGTAAAAGCCAAGAAAAGAATCAACAATGATATCGATGACGATGATGATGACGACGACTTCATTTTAAGTCCCAAGAGAAGG